In Candidatus Methylomirabilota bacterium, the DNA window GGCATGTGGGGAACCATCGCCAGGTCCTGCACCACGCCGGGGACGTTCTTGTCCTTGCGAAGGTCCCATCCGCACGGCAGCGAGTTGACGCCGGTCATGTCCTTGCCCGTGAAGACCGCCACCACGCCCGGGTGCGTGAGCGCTCTCGCCGTGTCGATCTTGCGAATTCCGGCATGGGAGTGGGGGCTCCGCACGAAGGCCGCATAGGTCATCCCGGGCAGTTTGAGGTCGTCCACATAGTTGCCCTTGCCGGTGATGAAGCGCGGGTCCTCGCGCCGCTTGATGCTCGCGCCCAGCAGCCTTGCCGTCGCCATGATCGCGCCTCCCTACTTCCCCGCCATCGTCTCGGCGGCGTACTGGATGGCCTTGACGATATTGTGATAGCCCGTGCAGCGGCAAAGGTTGCCCTCGAGCTGGTGACGGATCTGCTCCTCGGTAGGCTTGGGATAGCGCTGGAGGATCTGCGCAGCCGACATGATCATGCCCGGCGTGCAGAAGCCGCACTGCAGCCCGTGCTTCTCCCAGAAGGCATCCTGGATCGGGTGGAGCTTGCCGTCTTTCGCCATGCCCTCGATGGTCCCGATCTGGGCGCCGTCCGCCTGGACGGCCAGCATGGTGCAGGACTTGACCGCCTGGCCGTTCAGATGGATGGCGCAGGCGCCGCACTGGCTGGTGTCGCACCCCACGTGCGTGCCGGTCAACCCGGCCAGCTCGCGGATAAAATGAACGAGGAGCAGCCGCGGCTCGACCTCGTGGGTGTGCTTGACGCCGTTGATCGTAATGCTCACGGACTTTTTCACCACGCCTACCTCCTCAGAGGACTGATTGCGGATCGATGAATGCCGCCTCGCCGTCGAGAGGTCGAGAGGTCGAGGCCGGCCGAAATGCCCCAAAACCTTAGTCCCGGGGCCGGGTGATGTCAAGCCTCGGGCGGCTCCCCCTGGAGGAGCCGGCGGCCGTCGGCCCTCGCCTGGTCAAGGACCTCGCGGGCCGGCAGTCCCTTCTCCTTCGCGATGCGGCGGACCTCGGCGAACTCGGGCGTCGCGGTCACCACCCGCCCGGCGAGCCGCGACACCTTGAAGGGCACGGGACCGTAGGCGGTCGTCACCGTGATGGTCTCCCGGTCGAGGCGCTGGCGCTGGTACGCGGTCCATCGCACGCCGATGGTCGGCGACTCCTCGAAGAGAACACGCGAGAGCTCGGTCACGCGGTCGGGGACGCAGAGGGCCGTCAAGACTATGCCAGGCCGGCTCTTTTTCATCGTGACCGGCGTCAGGTAGACATCGAGGGCGCCCGACTCGAAGAGCCGTTCCATCACGGCCTCCCAGAGCTGCGGCTGCATGTCATCCACTGTCGTTTCGACCTGCACGATGGTTTCGCGCCCGGCGGGTTCTGTCACCCGGCCCAGGAACACGCGGACGAGGTTCGGGGTCTCCAGGTCCATGGTCCCGGCGCCGTAGCCCACCGCCTCCACCGTCATGGCCGGCATCGCCCCGGCCGACGCCGACAGCGTCGTGAGGATCGCCGCGCCCGTCGGCGTCACGAGCTCGCGCCTCACTCCTGTGTCCACTACGGGGAAGCCCTTGAGGAGCTCGGCCGTGCCAGGACCCGGGATGGCCATGCGCCCATGCGCCCCCGTGACGAAGCCTCCGCCCACCGGCAGCGCCGAGCAGTGGACGGCGTCCACGCCGAGGAGATGGAGGCCGACGCACGCGCCCACCACGTCTACGATGGCGTCCACGGCCCCCACGTCGTGGAAGTGGACCTGGTCCACGGTCGTCCCGTGAACGCGAGCCTCAGCGTGCGCGAGCCTGGTGAAAATCCGCCCCGCTCTTTCTTTCACCGACGCGTCGAGCCCGCTCGCCGCGATGAGCTCGAGGATCGCGCCGAGGTTTCTCTCCGGGTGGTGGTGCTCTTCGCGCGGGTGCGCGTGCCCGGTATCCTGATGCGCGTGATCGTGAACGTGGACGTCCACCTTGGTGGCGCGGAAGGCGCCCTTCATCACCTCGCGCCGCTCGAGCGTGAAACCCGGCAGCCGGAGCTTGGCGAGCTCACCCTGGAGCGCCTCGAAGGGTGCCCCCGCATCGACGAGGGCGCCCATGATCATGTCTCCCGCGGCCCCGCTCGGGCAGTCGAAGTAAGCGATGCGCACCGTGTTGTCTCAGCGGACCTTGGAGGCGAGCTTGTTGATCTGGTTGGCTTGGGCGGCAGCGCCGTAGCCGTTGTCTATGTTGACCACCGACACCCCCGGAGCGCACGAGTTGAGCATGGCCAGCAGCGCCGCCACCCCGCCGAAGGAGGCGCCGTAGCCCACGCTGGTCGGTACCGCGATAACCGGGCGGTCCACGAGACCCCCGATCACGCTCGGCAGAGCGCCCTCCATGCCCGCCACGGCGATGATGACATTGGCCTCGTTGAGCCGGTCGAGGTGCGGGACGAGGCGGTGGAGTCCGGCCACGCCGCAATCATAGAGCCGCTCGACGCGGTTGCCCATACTCTCCGCCGTCACGGCGGCCTCCTCGGCCACTGGCAGATCCGACGTGCCGGCGCTCACGACCATGATGAGCCCGACGCCTTCGTGGGCCATCGGCTTGACGACGACCAGCCGCGCCTCCGCGTGAACCGTGCACTCGAGCCCGGCGCCCGTCAGAGCGTCGATCACCGCCGGCTCCGCACGCGTCGCCAGAATGTTGTCGTGGTTTTCGGCGAGGCGCCTGACGATGGCCACCACCTGCTCGGGAGTCTTGCCCTGGCAGAACACGGCCTCCGGCACGCCGTGCCGCAGCGAGCGATGCAGATCCACGCGGGCGAAGCGGAGATCGTCCACGGGCAGATCGCGCAGCCGCGCCAGCGCCTGCTCGGGCTGGAGCGCGCCTCTGGCGACCGCCTCGAGGAGCTGCCTTACTTTTTCTTTATCCATGCCAGTGCCTCGTTCGCGCTGCCGCTCCGGAACCCCTGAAGGTCCAGCGTGACGTAGAGATAGCCCAGCTCGCGGAAGCGCTTCACGATCGCCTCGTGCCGCCCGTCCTCGAAGAGCCGCCCCATCTCTTCCGGCGGCAACTCGAGGCGCGCCAGCCTGTCGTGGTGCCGGACACGGAACTGTCTGAAGCCCAAGCTCCTGACAAACGTCTCCGCGGCGTCGATGAGCCTGAGCTTCTCGGGGGTGATGGCTTCACCGTACTGGAAGCGCGATGAGAGACACGCGAAGGAGGGCTTGTCCCAGGTCGGCAGGTCGAGCTCGCGGGAGAGCGCACGGATCTCGGCCTTCCACATCCCGGCTTCGATCAGGGGCGCCCTCACGCCGGCCGCCTTGGCCGCGTCCATGCCCGGCCTGTGGTCGCCCAGGTCGTCCATGTTGGCGCCGTAGACCATGATCGCGTCGCCGTGCTGTCGCGCGATCGGGCCGAGCTTGGCGAAGAGCTCCTCCTTGCAGAAGTAGCAGCGATTGGGAGAATTCAGCGCGTACTTTGGATTATCCAGCTCGCGAGTCTTGACCACCAGGTGCCGCATGCCGAGCAGATCCGCGAGCCGCCGCGTCTCGTCGAGCTCCGAGGCGGGATACGTCTCGGAATCCGCCGTGACCAGCACGGCGCGGTCACCGAGGGCCTCCCGCGCCGCGCGCGCGAGGAAGGTCGAGTCCACGCCGCCCGAGAAGGCCACGAGGACCTGGCCCATGCCCCGGATGATCCCGAGGAGGCTTTCGTATTTCGCGGCAAGCGCGGCGTTCACGCTACCCCTCCAGGCGGACCATCTCTGCGAAGGCCAGAAGCCGCTCCTCGATCTCGCGCCGCTCCAGTCGCTTGAGCCTCTCCAGCGAGAAATCTTCCACGGTGAAGGAGGCCATGGCGGCTCCCCGCACCATGGCCCGGCGGAGGGAGGCCAGGTCCGTGGCGTCCTGCTGAGCGAGGTAACCCATGAAGCCGCCTGCGAAGGTGTCCCCCGCACCGGTCGGATCGAACACGGCCTCGAGCGGGAAAGCCGGAGCGAAGAAGTACTGGCCGCTCGACACCAGGAGGGCGCCGTACTCGCCGCGCTTGATCACCACGGTCCGGGGGCCCATCTCGCCGATCGTCCGCGCCGCCTTGATCAAGTTGGGCTCGCGCGCCAGCATGCGCGCCTCGGCGTCGTTGATAAGCAGGACGTCCACTCGCGCCAGCACGCGGAGGAGGTCCGCCCGCTTGCCCTCGATCCAAAAGTTCATGGTGTCGAGCGCGGTGAGCGTGGGCCGCTCCATCTGCTCAAGGACCTCCAGCTGGAGGACCGGATCGATGTTTGCGAGGAACAAGAAGCGCGCCTTCCGGTGCACAGGTCCGAGCTTCGGCTTGAACGCGGCGAAGGCATTCAGCTGCACGTCGAGCGTCCGCGCTTCGTTGAGGTCGAAGCCGTACTCTCCCGTCCAGCGGAACGTTTTCTGGCCTGCCAACACCTCGAGCGCCGTGACGTCCACGCCTCGTCCCCTCAGCAGCTCCAGATGCTCCTTCGGAAAGTCGGTGCCCACGGCGCCCACCACGCGCACCTGGGTGAAGAAGCTCGCCGCGTAGGAAAAGTAGGTCGCCGAGCCGCCCAGCGCCTCGGCCACCTTACCGAACGGCGTCTTGACGGTGTCGAGCGCCACCGAGCCCACGACCACGAGATCAGCCACGCCGCCGTCCTTTCTTCGCCCCAGGAAAATACTTGTCGAGGAGAAAGCCGAGGCGCTTCCGGACTTTCGGCGGGAAAGCCTTGGGATCCGTGATGACGGCGCTCCGGAGCGCGTCCCGACAGCCCTGGCCGCACGAGGCGGGAATGCGCGAGATCACCCGGCGGAGGACCTCCTTGGCCGTCCCGACGTTCTTCATCAGGTTGGCGACCACCGCCTCCACGGTCACGGCACCGTGCTCCTCGTGCCAGACGTCGTAGTCCGTCACGAGAGCCAGCGTCGCGTAACACATCTCAGCCTCGCGCGCGAGCTTGGCCTCGGGCATGTTGGTCATGCCGATGATCGACACGCCCCAGCGGCGGTAGATCTCCGACTCGCCCTTGGTCGAGAAGTGCGGCCCCTCGATGCAGATGTACGTACCTCCCCGGTGGACGCGGGCGCCTACGTCGCTGCCCGCCTGGGCAAGGGCGGCCGCCACTCCGGCGCAGACCGGGTGGGCCATGCCGACGTGGGCCACGATCCCCTCCCCGAAGAAGGACCCGACCCGGCGCCTGGTATGGTCGTAGAACTGGTCGGGCACGACGAGCTCCAGCGGGTGGATATCCTCCTTCATGCTGCCCACCGCGCTGATGGAGAGGAGCGCCTGGGCGCCGAGCTTCTTCATGCCGTAGATGTTGGCCCGGTAGTTGAGCTCGGACGGCGTGAGCCGGTGACCGCGGCCGTGACGCGGCAGGAAGATCACGCACCGGCCGCCGAAGCGGCCGGTGCAGTAGGCGTCCGAAGGATCGCCGAACGGCGTCCGGACCTTGACCCAGCGGATGTCCTCCAACCCCTCCATCTCGTACAGCCCGCTGCCGCCGATGACCCCGACGGTCAGCTCCGGCGCGTTTCGGGCCCGGCTCACGCCGCCTCCAGGACGCCGCGCGCGCCGCGTCGGTCGGTTTCCGTCAGCCGCACGGTCGCGAAGCGCCGCCCCAGCCCCTCGGGCCCGGCGAAGCTCACCTCGATGTAGTTGGACGTAAGCCCGGTCAGTCCGCCATCTGCCTGGCGCTCCTCGAGTACCAGGACCTCGACGGCGCGCCCCAGCAGCCTTTGCCTGAAGGCTACGCCCTTCTCGACCCCGAGCGCGCGGAGCCTGCTGCTGCGCTCCCGGATCGCTGAGGGCACCACGCGGTGCCCCATCTTCACCGCTTCCGTGCCCAAGCGGTCCGAGTACGCGAAGACGTGGAGGTAGGAGAGCGGCAGCTCCCCGACAAGGGCCATCGTCGCCTCGAAGTCGGCCTCCTCTTCCCCCGGGTGTCCGACGATGACGTCCGCGCCCAGCCCAAGGTCGGGGATGGCCGCCGCGAGCCGCTCGGCGAGCGTCCGATACATGGCCGTGTTGTACGGCCTGCGCATGAGCCGGAGGACCCGGTCGCTGCCGCTTTGAAGCGGCAGGTGCAGGTGCGGCACGACAACGGGAAGTGACGTGACGGCCTGGATGAGCTCCGGTGTGAAGTAGGCCGGCAGCACCGAGGAGAGCCTGAGCCAACGCAGGCCTGGGACTTCCGCGAGCCGCGTCACCAGCACCGCCAGGCTCGTCCGGGGCAAGAGGTCCCAACCGTAGTGGCCGATGTCCACACCCGTGAGCGTGATCTCGCCGTAGCCCGCCTCGACCAGCGCCTCGACCTGCTCCACGAGGACCTTCGGCTCCTGGCTGCGGCTCCTGCCCCGGGCCGCCGGCACGATACAGAAGGCGCATCGATGCTGGCAGCCGTCCTGGATCTTGACGAAGGCGCGCGAGCGCCCGCTCATCCGATGGACGGGTGCCGAGGGCACCTCGCGGGCATCGGCGATCGGCCCGACCCGCACCTCCGGCCGGTCCCGCTTGACGAGAGAGCCGAGCAGCTCGGGCAGTCGGTATTTCTCCTGGTTGCCGAGGACGAGGTCGACGCCCGGCATGCGGGCGAGCGCCTCCGGGTCGGTCTGGGCCAGGCAGCCGGTGACGACGACGAACGCGTCAGGGTTGGCTCGTGTGATGCGCCGGATCGCCTGGCGGTCGGAGAAGTCGGCGCGGCTGGTGACCGTGCACGTGTTGACGACGTAGACGTGGGCCGGAGCGCCTTCCTCCACCGCCCGGTACCCGGCGTGCTCGACGAGCGCCCGCATCTCCTGGGACTCGACCTGGTTGAGCCGGCAGCCGAGCGTGGCAAAACCGATCGTCCTTGGATCAGCCAGTTGGGAATCAGCCAGTTGGCCGCCGCTCATACTTCGACCGTCTCCTTGAGCTGCCCGCAGGCCGCCCCGATGTCCTCGCCCTTGCTCCACCTGACGGTCGCCCGGATGTTGTGCTCGAGCAGGATCTCCTGAAAGCCCATGATCCGGTGGAGCGCCGGGCGCTGGAAGCCCGAGCCCTCCCAGTCGTTGAAAGGGATCAGGTTGATCTTCGCCCGGATGCCCTTGAGCAGCCGCACCAGCCGGCGCGCGTCCTCGGGAGCGTCGTTGACGCCCTCGAGCAGGACGTATTCAAAGGTGATGCGCTGGCGGAAGGCGACGGGAAAGCGGCGGCAGGCCTCGAGCAGCTCTTCGATCGCGAAGCCCTTGTTCACCGGCATGATCCTGTCGCGGATCTCGTTGCTGGTCGCGTGAAGCGAGATGGCCAGGTTGACCTTGAGGTTCTCCTTTGCGAGGCGTTCGATCCCAAGGACGAGCCCGACGGTCGAGACGGTGATCCGGCGGGGCGAGAAGCCGAAGGCCTTGGGATCGGTCAGGAGCCGGAGAGACTTGACCGTAGCGGCGTAGTTGGCCAGCGGCTCGCCCATGCCCATGTAGACGATGTGGGTGATGCGCTCCCCGGGCCCAAGCGTGGCGCGCGCCGCCAGGACCTGCCCCACGATCTCCCCTGCCGTGACGTTGCGCTCGAGCCCCATGGTGCCGGTCAGGCAGAAGGCGCAGGCGAAGCCGCAGCCGACCTGGGTCGAGACACACAGCGTCAGGCGGTCGCGGTCGGGCATGAGGACAGACTGGATGCGGGCGCCGTCCTCCAGGATCAGCACGAGCTTCTGGCTGCTGTCCTGGGAAGGCGTCCGCCTCTCGACCTGCGGCACCGCCACCGTCGCCCTCCCGCCCAAGGCCGCCCGGAAGTCTCGAGGCAGGTCGGACATGGCCTCGATGTCCGTGGCGCCCTTTCCGTAGAGCCACGAGGCGATCTGGCGGCCCCGGTACCGGGGCGCGCCGAGCGACTCAGCGAGATCTTCGAGCTCCGAGGGCAGGAGGTCGAGCAGGTTCAGGCGGGACATACGCGCCGTAGGATAGCACAGGACTTGTCCACGGAACTTGTGGGAGGCCCGTGGATAAGCCTGTGGGTGGCTCGCCGCGGATCAGGACATTTCAGGCACTAAGAGCACATCGCTCAATGGCTCGGCACCGCACTGCGCGCAGCCGGCGCGACAGCCCTACTTGTCGCCCCGGACTTCCTTGAGAAGGTCCGACACACGATCGGTGAGGTCGAACAGGTCACGGGCCCGTGGGGCCGGAGCCGGCGCGACGCCCTCACCGGTGTCCTTGACCTCGTCGAGCAGTTCGTTGACCCGGCTGGTGAGATCGAAGAGCTGTTGGATTCGCAGGTCGTACCAGGTATCCATCTCCATGGCGCCACCACTGCCTCTGCTCTATCGGAGCGCCGCCTCGTGCAGCGGCATCCACTGGTCCGACCGCGGGGTCCAGCTCAAGCGGTCGCGGCTCGCGTAGATGTCCACCTGCTGGAGCAGGAAGACCCACGTCGCGTCTTCGACCATGGCGCGAGCCAGGTCGCGGTAGACCTGGCGTCGCTTGGCCGAGTCCATGGTGCCGCGTCCAAGGTCGAAGAGGGCATCCACGCGTTCGTTCCTGTAGTAGAGGCCGCGGCCCTTGGACGAAATTAGGTTATAGAGCTCGTCGCCGTCCTGCATCGGCCCGCCGAGACCCAGGAGGTAGGCGTCCTGGAACTGCTTGCCGAGATAACGCTTGAAGTAGGCGCCCCACTCCGCCACCTGCACCTTGGGTTTGAACCCGGCCTTCTGCCACTGTCCCCCAAGGGCCTCGGCTATCTCCTTGTCACCCTGGTAGCGCCCAGCCGGCGATTCGAGCATGATTTCCAGGCCGTCGGCGTAGCCTGCCTCGGCGAGGAGCTTCCGGGCCCGCGCCGGGTCGTGCGCATAGCCCTTGACGCTCGCGTCGACGTCCGTCGCGTAGTTGAGCGCCTGGCGGACCCGCAGGTCCGACAGCGGCTTCTTGAAGGCGTTGAGCCCCAGGTAGATGATCCAGCTGCTGGGTACACGCTGAACGCGGAGGCCGCCGACACGCGCCAGCTCGCGCGCCAAGCTCGGTGGGATAGTCGTGACGAAGTCGAGCTCGTAGTTTCGGAGCGCGGCGGCCCGCGTGAAGGGCTCGGGGATGGGCTTGTAGATGACCCTCCTGATCTTGGGCGCTCCCCGCCAGTGGCGGTCGAAGGCCTCGACGACCAGACGGTCGTCCTTGACCAGCTCGACGAAGCGGTAGGGCCCTGTGCCGACGGGCTTGAGCGCCATGCCCTGGTTGCCCTTCTCGGCGGTGTATTTCGGCGGCACCATGGGGAAGTCCAGCAGCCGGTTGATGAGCGGCGCGTACGGCTGGTGGGTGACGAGGTTCACGGTGTAGTCATCGAGGACGTCCACCCGCGCGATCTCGGCCATGTTGGCGCGGTTGGGCGACTTCTGCTCCGGATCGAGCACCCGCTGGAAGGTGAACCGCACCGCCTCGGCGTTGAAGGGCTCGCCGTCGTGGAATACGACGCCGCGCCTGAGCTTGAGCTGCCATGTCGTGTCATCCACGAGCCGCCACGACTCGGCCAGCTGGGGCACGATGCGATTGTCCGTGTCGCGCCCGACCAGCGAATCGAACATGCTGACGCCGACCATCGCCCGGATGGACGAGAGGTTCATGGTCGGGTCGAGGTTCTCGGGCGTCCACGGGATGGCGATGCGGAGCTCGCCCTGGGGCTGGGCTCCCCCACCGCCCGGGAGCAGGATGAGCATGGCCGCCGCGGCGCAAGCCGCAAGGCGAAGCCTCACGCCGCGGCTCCCTTGACCGCGCTGACCACCGCGTCGAGGTATTCGTCGGGAGTGGCGAGGGGCAGCACGCAGCCCGGCGCGATGATGACCCCGGTGCCCCCGGTCTGCTGAATCGCCTCGGCGACTTGGGCCGCCACGGCCGAGGCCGGGCCCTTGAGCAGTGTCTCCTTCTCGTTGAGCCCGCCGGCCACGGCTCCCTTGAAGCGCCTGAGCGCATCGCCGAGCGACGGCGCGGTCAGCCGGTCGTGCCAGTTCATGGCCGCCACCGGCAGGGTCGCCTTCCGATCGAAGTAGATGTGCTGGCCGTGCACGTGGAGCATCGTGAAGAGCGTGCTGCCGTTCAGGCTCTCGAGCACCCTCCAGGAGTACGGCATGCTGAACCTCGCGTGCTCCCCCTCGCCCAGCACGTCGCGGCTGGCGTCCTGGGACGCGTAGAAAATGCCGTCGGCCCCGACCTGGGCCACGGCGGCGACGTAGCGGATGACGGTGTCCGTGATGGTCTCGAGCGCGGCTATGACGGAATCCGGATGATCCTTGAGGTCGCCGAGCAGCCGGTCGCCCGACAGCTTACGCGCGATGGTGAGGGGAGCGAACACGGTGTGGAGCACCGGGACGTCGTCGCTCCTGCCCGCGAGGATGAGCCTGAGCGCCTCGAGCTCGCGACCGAGCGCTCCCTGCCCCGGGTCGAGGGGCTTGAGCTTCGCCCAGTCCGAGACCTGCCGGATCGCGTGCTGCGTGCAGATCTTGGCGCCGTTGGGCGACCCGCGATACGCGACCCTGCACCCCCAGTCCTCGACGCAGTAGACTCCGCTCGACATGATCTTGATGAAGTCGAGGTCCCACCTGCGCTGGAAGGAGAGCATGGCTTCGGCGAGGCCCGCCGAGGTGTGGTCGACCTCGGGAACATGCCGCCAGAACGCCACCGGCGGCCGATCCACCGGCCGGCGGGCAAGCGCCGCCTCAACGCGCTCTCGCTTGGTCATCGCCGGGCAAGTCTATCATTTTTGCCGCAGGGAACTTTCCGGCCGCGCTATGGTCTTAACGTGCGGGAAGGAGATGCCGCCGATGCCCCGGAATTCCTCGACAGGCTGCGGGCGGGCGACGCGCGGGCCTTCGAAGATCTCGTCGCCTCCCACCAGCACCGCGTCTTCGGCGTGGCCCTGCGCATGCTCGGCGGCGCGGCCGAAGCCGAAGAGGTGGCGCAGGAAGCCTTCCTCCGCGCGCACCGGAGCCTTGGCGAATTCCGCGGGGATGCCAAGCTCTCCACGTGGCTCTACACCATCGTCTCCCGACTCTGCCTCAACCGGCTGGCGTCGGGAGATCGCAGGGCGGTCCGTCACGGCGAAGCGGTCCTGCTTCGGGTGGCCGATGAGGGCGCCGGGCCCGAGGTCCGTGCGGAGCGCCGCGAGCTTGAACGGGCGCTCCACCGCGCCATCGCGGAGCTGCCCGAGGAGCGCCGGGTCGTGATCGTCCTGAGAGATCTCGAAGGCCTCTCCTACGAGGAGATCGCCCTGGCGCTCGGTCTCGAACTCGGTACGGTCCGGTCGCGGCTTCACCGGGCCCGCATGGAACTCAAGGACAAGCTCGGGCGATTCCTGCCATGAACTGCCACGAGACGCGAGAGCGGCTGTCCGACTTGCTCGACGAGGCCTTGGCCGCGCCCGAGCGCGCCGAGGTTGGGGTCCACCTCGACGGCTGCCCGGACTGCCGCCGGGAGCTCGATCGGCTGCGGGCGACAGTCTCACTCCTCTCGCGGGTCGAGCGTCCACGGGCGCCGGTGGGCTTCGTCGACCGCGTGATAGCTGCGGCCCGTCCCGTGCCGTGGTATCAGAGGCTCGGGCGCCGGTTCTTCCTGCCGCTGAACATCAAGCTGCCTGCCCAGGCCGCGGCCATGTTGCTCATCGCCGTCCTCGGCGTCTATCTTCTCCAGCGCACTCCCGAGCTGAGGGACGCGGCGCGGCCCGAGCTCCAATCGCCCGCGGCCCGGTCGGAACCTTCCGGCACGACGACGGCCGCGCCGACTCCGCCGCCGGCCCCGGACCGGAAGGACTTGAAGGCGGGCAAGGTCGATTCGGGGAATTTGTCCGAGCCCGCGCCACTGGCTGCGCGCGAGGCCGAGAACACCGTGCGCGCCGAGCGGCGGCTCGACTCCCCGCAGTCGTCGCCTCCTTTGACGCAGGAGTACAAGCAGGAGCCCAAGAAGGAAGCTGACGCCGATCGTCTCCAAAAGGCGGGCGCTCCCGCCGCGTCTCCCGCTGAACCGCGGGCGAAGAGTCGGGACGCGGCCGAGGGACAGTCCGGGACGCTCGCCCCGACGCCGCCGGCGATGTCGGCCAAGCGCCAGTCGGCCATGTCGAGCGTGCTTGGCCGTCTCATCGTCAAGAACCGTCCGGCGGCCGAGCAGGGCCTGGCCGATCTCCTCGCGCGCCTCGGGGGCAGCGAGACCGGGCGCCGGCAGGAGCTGGAGGCGACGGTGGTCGAAGTCCTGGTCCCGGAAGCCCGCTACGCCGACTTCGTCCGCGGCCTCACGACACTCGGAGCCTTCACGCCTGAGGGCCAACCGGTGGCGCTGCCCACAGAGCCCCCGCAGATCCGCCTCAGCATTCGCATCACCGAGTAGCCGGGAACTTCTCCCCGCCAGTCCGGTCTAACCCACCAGAAGCGCCCAATCCCGGGCGCTCAAAAAGCCACGATTGTTACATGGAGGGTGGACCAGTGATCAAGCGGCTGATTGCTCTGATTCTTGTGGTGGCGCTCTGGAGCGCCCAGCTTGTGGCGGCGGCGCCACAGGCCATCACGCGCGACGATCAGAAGGACCTGATGGTCACCATCTACAACGGCAACCTCGGCCTCGTGAAGGACACCCGCGAGGTCCGGTTCGACGCCGGCATGCTCGAGGTCCAGTTCGCCGACGT includes these proteins:
- the rlmN gene encoding 23S rRNA (adenine(2503)-C(2))-methyltransferase RlmN, which translates into the protein MSRLNLLDLLPSELEDLAESLGAPRYRGRQIASWLYGKGATDIEAMSDLPRDFRAALGGRATVAVPQVERRTPSQDSSQKLVLILEDGARIQSVLMPDRDRLTLCVSTQVGCGFACAFCLTGTMGLERNVTAGEIVGQVLAARATLGPGERITHIVYMGMGEPLANYAATVKSLRLLTDPKAFGFSPRRITVSTVGLVLGIERLAKENLKVNLAISLHATSNEIRDRIMPVNKGFAIEELLEACRRFPVAFRQRITFEYVLLEGVNDAPEDARRLVRLLKGIRAKINLIPFNDWEGSGFQRPALHRIMGFQEILLEHNIRATVRWSKGEDIGAACGQLKETVEV
- the larB gene encoding nickel pincer cofactor biosynthesis protein LarB; translation: MDKEKVRQLLEAVARGALQPEQALARLRDLPVDDLRFARVDLHRSLRHGVPEAVFCQGKTPEQVVAIVRRLAENHDNILATRAEPAVIDALTGAGLECTVHAEARLVVVKPMAHEGVGLIMVVSAGTSDLPVAEEAAVTAESMGNRVERLYDCGVAGLHRLVPHLDRLNEANVIIAVAGMEGALPSVIGGLVDRPVIAVPTSVGYGASFGGVAALLAMLNSCAPGVSVVNIDNGYGAAAQANQINKLASKVR
- a CDS encoding (2Fe-2S)-binding protein, which produces MKKSVSITINGVKHTHEVEPRLLLVHFIRELAGLTGTHVGCDTSQCGACAIHLNGQAVKSCTMLAVQADGAQIGTIEGMAKDGKLHPIQDAFWEKHGLQCGFCTPGMIMSAAQILQRYPKPTEEQIRHQLEGNLCRCTGYHNIVKAIQYAAETMAGK
- the mtnP gene encoding S-methyl-5'-thioadenosine phosphorylase gives rise to the protein MSRARNAPELTVGVIGGSGLYEMEGLEDIRWVKVRTPFGDPSDAYCTGRFGGRCVIFLPRHGRGHRLTPSELNYRANIYGMKKLGAQALLSISAVGSMKEDIHPLELVVPDQFYDHTRRRVGSFFGEGIVAHVGMAHPVCAGVAAALAQAGSDVGARVHRGGTYICIEGPHFSTKGESEIYRRWGVSIIGMTNMPEAKLAREAEMCYATLALVTDYDVWHEEHGAVTVEAVVANLMKNVGTAKEVLRRVISRIPASCGQGCRDALRSAVITDPKAFPPKVRKRLGFLLDKYFPGAKKGRRRG
- a CDS encoding PfkB family carbohydrate kinase, whose product is MADLVVVGSVALDTVKTPFGKVAEALGGSATYFSYAASFFTQVRVVGAVGTDFPKEHLELLRGRGVDVTALEVLAGQKTFRWTGEYGFDLNEARTLDVQLNAFAAFKPKLGPVHRKARFLFLANIDPVLQLEVLEQMERPTLTALDTMNFWIEGKRADLLRVLARVDVLLINDAEARMLAREPNLIKAARTIGEMGPRTVVIKRGEYGALLVSSGQYFFAPAFPLEAVFDPTGAGDTFAGGFMGYLAQQDATDLASLRRAMVRGAAMASFTVEDFSLERLKRLERREIEERLLAFAEMVRLEG
- the larE gene encoding ATP-dependent sacrificial sulfur transferase LarE; the protein is MNAALAAKYESLLGIIRGMGQVLVAFSGGVDSTFLARAAREALGDRAVLVTADSETYPASELDETRRLADLLGMRHLVVKTRELDNPKYALNSPNRCYFCKEELFAKLGPIARQHGDAIMVYGANMDDLGDHRPGMDAAKAAGVRAPLIEAGMWKAEIRALSRELDLPTWDKPSFACLSSRFQYGEAITPEKLRLIDAAETFVRSLGFRQFRVRHHDRLARLELPPEEMGRLFEDGRHEAIVKRFRELGYLYVTLDLQGFRSGSANEALAWIKKK
- the mtaB gene encoding tRNA (N(6)-L-threonylcarbamoyladenosine(37)-C(2))-methylthiotransferase MtaB, which gives rise to MSGGQLADSQLADPRTIGFATLGCRLNQVESQEMRALVEHAGYRAVEEGAPAHVYVVNTCTVTSRADFSDRQAIRRITRANPDAFVVVTGCLAQTDPEALARMPGVDLVLGNQEKYRLPELLGSLVKRDRPEVRVGPIADAREVPSAPVHRMSGRSRAFVKIQDGCQHRCAFCIVPAARGRSRSQEPKVLVEQVEALVEAGYGEITLTGVDIGHYGWDLLPRTSLAVLVTRLAEVPGLRWLRLSSVLPAYFTPELIQAVTSLPVVVPHLHLPLQSGSDRVLRLMRRPYNTAMYRTLAERLAAAIPDLGLGADVIVGHPGEEEADFEATMALVGELPLSYLHVFAYSDRLGTEAVKMGHRVVPSAIRERSSRLRALGVEKGVAFRQRLLGRAVEVLVLEERQADGGLTGLTSNYIEVSFAGPEGLGRRFATVRLTETDRRGARGVLEAA
- a CDS encoding xanthine dehydrogenase family protein molybdopterin-binding subunit — protein: MATARLLGASIKRREDPRFITGKGNYVDDLKLPGMTYAAFVRSPHSHAGIRKIDTARALTHPGVVAVFTGKDMTGVNSLPCGWDLRKDKNVPGVVQDLAMVPHMP
- the larC gene encoding nickel pincer cofactor biosynthesis protein LarC, whose amino-acid sequence is MRIAYFDCPSGAAGDMIMGALVDAGAPFEALQGELAKLRLPGFTLERREVMKGAFRATKVDVHVHDHAHQDTGHAHPREEHHHPERNLGAILELIAASGLDASVKERAGRIFTRLAHAEARVHGTTVDQVHFHDVGAVDAIVDVVGACVGLHLLGVDAVHCSALPVGGGFVTGAHGRMAIPGPGTAELLKGFPVVDTGVRRELVTPTGAAILTTLSASAGAMPAMTVEAVGYGAGTMDLETPNLVRVFLGRVTEPAGRETIVQVETTVDDMQPQLWEAVMERLFESGALDVYLTPVTMKKSRPGIVLTALCVPDRVTELSRVLFEESPTIGVRWTAYQRQRLDRETITVTTAYGPVPFKVSRLAGRVVTATPEFAEVRRIAKEKGLPAREVLDQARADGRRLLQGEPPEA